Proteins from a genomic interval of Liolophura sinensis isolate JHLJ2023 chromosome 3, CUHK_Ljap_v2, whole genome shotgun sequence:
- the LOC135463630 gene encoding F-box only protein 9-like, with translation MASENGLPAEIDDLSLADPPSLDNQLSQFRMAWQREIIERQPSSSESSARNSPIDGGITEHNVKELQLAKLSKEDKAKLLFVEGIKAEENGNVLEAVDLYRRAIQLVPEVESMIDYRPVPSARERKESENSVEGCVIEEDEEELDLVAKFMKLQVESKTICQPDWEQRSVHISVLPVEVLVYIFKWVITNDLDMIALENVAMVCRGFYLCARDDEIWRRACLKIWGVNTGKSKKYGGWRNMYIERPHLRYNGCYISKASYVRPGERNVDNLYRAWHTVEYYRYLRFFPEGTILMITSPEDPVKILHKLKHRGGKPQGLLRGVYRMTDNKVTAVLKRVKTEYLTSGYARYKRRLLNVNQNEPERTFHLELEVCNAGRRKYAQMVWTHYSVHQLRRLTGEESVAEFDLNNKTYPPLYFSRVKSYTASADRPLQ, from the exons ATG GCATCAGAAAATGGATTACCAGCAGAGATTGACGATCTCTCACTGGCTGATCCCCCGAGCCTGGACAATCAGTTGAGCCAGTTTCGAATGGCATGGCAGCGCGAGATCATCGAGCGTCAGCCGTCATCCAGTGAGTCCAGTGCCCGGAACAGCCCCATCGATGGTGGCATCACTGAGCACAATGTGAAGGAGCTTCAACTGGCAAAGCTCAGCAAAGAGGACAAG gcCAAGTTGCTGTTTGTGGAGGGAATTAAAGCTGAAGAGAATGGAAATGTCTTAGAAG CTGTGGATTTGTACAGAAGAGCTATACAGCTGGTTCCTGAGGTGGAATCAATGATTGACTACAGGCCAGTCCCATCTGCTAGAG AGAGGAAAGAGAGTGAAAACTCTGTGGAAGGCTG TGTGATCGAAGAAGATGAGGAAGAACTGGATTTGGTGGCTAAGTTCATGAAGCTACAGGTGGAGTCCAAGACTATCTGTCAGCCTGATTGGGAACAGAGG tctGTCCACATATCTGTCCTACCTGTGGAAGTTCTGGTCTACATCTTCAAATGGGTCATCACTAATGACCTTGACATGATAGCCCTGGAGAATGTTGCAATG gTGTGTCGAGGCTTTTACCTGTGTGCCCGTGATGATGAGATCTGGAGACGTGCCTGTCTCAA gatATGGGGAGTCAACACTGGAAAGAGCAAAAAATATGGGGGCTGGAgaaacatgtatattgaaagACCTCATCTCAGATACAATG GCTGTTACATCAGTAAGGCATCGTACGTGCGTCCAGGAGAGAGGAATGTGGACAACCTTTACCGGGCATGGCACACGGTGGAGTACTACAGATATTTGAGGTTCTTCCCTGAAG GTACGATCCTGATGATAACAAGCCCTGAAGATCCTGTAAAAATCTTACACAAACTGAAACACAGAGGAGGCAAACCGCAGGGCTTGTTACGGGGAGTGTACAGGATGACGGATAATAAG GTAACGGCAGTGCTGAAGAGAGTGAAGACGGAGTACCTGACATCTGGCTATGCTCGTTACAAGCGGCGACTTCTCAATGTTAACCAGAACGAACCAGAGAGGACCTTCCACCTC GAGCTGGAGGTTTGTAACGCTGGGAGAAGGAAGTATGCTCAGATGGTATGGACCCATTACTCTGTACATCAGCTGAGGAG GTTAACTGGTGAGGAGTCTGTGGCGGAGTTTGATCTCAACAACAAGACATATCCACCATTGTACTTCTCTCGGGTCAAAAGCTACACCGCCTCCGCAGATCGCCCCCTACAGTGA